CTTTTATCAAAGCTTACCGTAAATCCGAAAATGCCGGCCGGGCTGTATTCCGATTAAAATCTAAAGACGGTGAATGGTTATGGCTTGAAGCTAATGGTCGTTTTCAGGATCGAGAAGGAAAATTAAAAGCCTTCATCAATATTCGTGATATCCGAAAGGAACATGAGATTGAAAGTCAGCTAAGAAAGCTTTCTCTGGTGGCCAATAGAACCTCCAATGGCGTACTGATTGTAAATGCCAAACATGAAGTAGAATGGCTCAATCAGAGCTTTAAACGCATGAGCGGCTACAGCCTGGAAGAAGCGAAAGGTCGCCGAATGGAAGATCTGTTACATGGACCGGCTTCATTAAAAACGGATCATGGTCGCCTCAACGACTTTCTCAATACGGGTAAGCCATTCCGATTGGAGAACATCAATTATAAAAAGGATGGCAGTGAATATTGGGTAGAAAGCATCGTAACCCCAATTTACGATGAGGGAGGCCGCTTGATAAATTACATTTCCATTGAATCGGATATTACCGAAAGGAAGCAGGAGGAATTGGATTTCCAACGCAATTTGCAGCTGATCTCTGAGCAAAATGAGCGACTACAAAGCTTTGCTCATATAGTATCACACAATTTCCGCTCCCATGGATCCAATATTCAGCAATTGATTCACGAGCTCAACGTAACCCAGGATCAATTACTTAGGGACGAATTATACCGCTATCTCGAAGTAAGTGCAGAAGGTTTGATGCAAGCTTTAGATGAACTATCCAGCATTTTAGAGGTAGAATCAGCCTCAGAGCTACCTACCGAGGAATTGGAGGTTCTCACCTATTGCGAGCGAGTTCGGCAAATCCTTTCTCGCCCCACCATGGAGATTAATGCCGAATTGCAATTTGATATTCCCGAAGGCTTTTGTTTAAAGTTTTATCCAGCCTATTTGGAAAGTGTGCTCTTCAACTTAGTGAGTAATGCACTGCGTTATCATGATCCGGAGAAGGATCCCTGGGTAAAAGTTTGGGTGGAAGAGAGTGATCACAACAAACATCTTTTTGTTTCCGATAATGGTTTGGGAATCGATTTGGAAAAATATGGCAATCAACTCTTTAAGTTTAAACGCAGTTTCCATAATCATCCCGATAGCTCAGGAATCGGACTCTATTTAATTCGCAGTCAGATAGAAAGCTTGGGGGGTGAAATTACCGTTCACAGTATAGTGGGCAAAGGCACAACCTTTAAAGTTAGTCTGCCAAAATAGAGGCAAGTCTTGGAGGATGCCTGCTATAAAACGTACCTTTAACCAAAGATTTTTTTCGTGAAGAAAGTACTGATGGTTTGCCTGGGAAACATTTGTCGCTCTCCCTTGGCTGAAGGTTTATTGCGTTCGAAAGTTAATCCTGATGAAGTGGAAGTAGACTCGGCTGGCACCGCGGCTTACCATGTAGGAGAAGCCCCGGATATCCGCACGATAATGACCGGCCGTAAACATGGAATTAATCTATCCAGCTTAGTAGGTCGGCAATTCAAAACTGTTGATTTTGATTACTTTGACCGTATCTATGTAATGGATCACTCTAACTTAAATAATGTTTTAAATATGGCTCGAAATGAGGCTGACCGCGCCAAAGTGGACCTCATTTTAAACGAAATAAAAGCCGGTTCTAATCAAGATGTTCCCGATCCCTATTACGGAGGGGATGAAGGCTTTGAACAGGTCTATCGATTATTGGATGCTGCTACAGATACGATCGTAGAAAAATTGAAGGATGGAAGAATCTAATAATCCCAAGGGAAAGCTCTATTTAATTCCTTCCTTAATGGGTGAAATTGAGCCCCTGGAAGTGCTGCCTTTATCGGTTAAGAAAGTAATAGACCTCTGCGATCATTTCATTGTAGAAAATGAAAAATCGGCGCGCGCCTTTATTAAGCGGGTGCTTCCCTCCAAGCATCAACCCGACCTCGTACTTTATACCACCAATAAGTTTTCAGATCCGGCTGATTATCCTTCCTACCTGGAAGCAGCACGCAATGGAGAGCATATTGGATTGATCTCTGAAGCTGGGGCACCGGGAATTGCAGATCCGGGCGCAGAAATCATTAGCCTTGCTCATAATGAAGGCATTCGAGTAGTTCCCTTAGTGGGGCCCTCCTCTATTTTCATGGCGATGATGGCCAGTGGCATGAATGGCCAAAGCTTTGCCTTTAACGGCTATTTACCTATTGATAATCAGGAGCGTAAAAAGCAAATTAAGAATTTAGAAAACCTGAGTCGTAAAACCGGGCAAAGCCAAATTTTCATGGAGACTCCTTATCGAAATGATAAGCTCATGAAGGATTTAATTAGCATTTGTCATCCCGATACCCGACTCTGTGTGGCAAGAGAAGTCACCACTTTAGAGGAGTATATCCGCACCCAACCTATCTCATGGTGGAAGAACAATTTACCGGAATTGGAAAAACGTCCGGCGATCTTCATTCTTAGTGTGGAGTAAATTATGGATCGAATTGCAAATTCACTTTGCTTCAACACAGAGACAGAGAGGTAAAGAGGTACACAGAGAAAATTTGGAAGTGGAATAATTTGGTTTTCAATCGTATTTCACAAACGACCAACTGCTAGCTACCATCTACCCCAGCGGCCAATACACTCTTCCTTGTCCACCATCCACTCTACCGTCTAAAGTCTATCGTCTAAATTCTATAGATCGAATTTGCAATTCGATCCAGCTTACCAACGACCAACGACCAACGACTAGCTACTAACTACCAGCTACCAATTAAACAAGGGATATCCCTCCATCATTTCATTCACCTCCTGAGCAACGGCTTCTAGATTTGCCTCGTCTTCAAAATTGCTGATCACGCGGTCGATAAGCTCCGCTACTTTCTCCATATCCGCTTCTTTCAGTCCACGGGTGGTGATTGCAGGCGTTCCTAAGCGAATACCGCTGGTTACAAAGGGAGATTTATCATCAAAGGGCACCATGTTCTTATTCACGGTGATATCGGCTTGCACAAGCGCATTTTCGGCCTGCTTACCGCTGATGTATTTATTACGAAGGTCAATCAACATACTGTGATTGTCGGTGCCTCCAGAAATAATCTGGTAATCTCGCGCTACAAGAGCAGCAGCCAGGGTCTTAGCGTTCTTCTGAACTTGTAAGGTGTAATGCATAAATTCATCCTCCAAGGCTTCACCGAAGGCTACCGCTTTAGCAGCAATCACATGCTCCAAAGGACCACCTTGAGTACCGGGGAAAACCGCAGCATTCAAAATTTGACTCATCATCTTCACCTGACCTTTAGGCGTTTTTTCGCCCCATGGGTTTTCGAAATCTTTACCCATTAAGATCATTCCACCACGAGGACCACGCAGGGTTTTATGGGTGGTGGTAGTTACAATATGACAATGAGGAATAGGATCACTTAATAAACCTTTGGCAATTAAGCCGGCCGGATGTGAGATATCCGCTAAAAGCAAGGCGCCAACGCTATCGGCGATTTCCCGGAAACGGGCAAAATCCAAATCACGACTGTAGGCACTATATCCCGCAATAATTAATTTGGGTTGTTCCTTGGTTGCGATTTCAGCAATGTTATCGTAGTTCAAGCGACCGGTTTCCTTC
The Croceimicrobium hydrocarbonivorans genome window above contains:
- the glyA gene encoding serine hydroxymethyltransferase; translated protein: MYKDSLIFDLIQQERERQTEGIELIASENFVSDQVMQAMGSVLTNKYAEGFPGKRYYGGCEVVDEVETIAIERAKQLFGAEYANVQPHSGSQANAAVFLACLKPGDKIMGFDLSHGGHLTHGSPVNFSGKTYQTCFYGVEKETGRLNYDNIAEIATKEQPKLIIAGYSAYSRDLDFARFREIADSVGALLLADISHPAGLIAKGLLSDPIPHCHIVTTTTHKTLRGPRGGMILMGKDFENPWGEKTPKGQVKMMSQILNAAVFPGTQGGPLEHVIAAKAVAFGEALEDEFMHYTLQVQKNAKTLAAALVARDYQIISGGTDNHSMLIDLRNKYISGKQAENALVQADITVNKNMVPFDDKSPFVTSGIRLGTPAITTRGLKEADMEKVAELIDRVISNFEDEANLEAVAQEVNEMMEGYPLFNW
- a CDS encoding SAM-dependent methyltransferase, whose protein sequence is MEESNNPKGKLYLIPSLMGEIEPLEVLPLSVKKVIDLCDHFIVENEKSARAFIKRVLPSKHQPDLVLYTTNKFSDPADYPSYLEAARNGEHIGLISEAGAPGIADPGAEIISLAHNEGIRVVPLVGPSSIFMAMMASGMNGQSFAFNGYLPIDNQERKKQIKNLENLSRKTGQSQIFMETPYRNDKLMKDLISICHPDTRLCVAREVTTLEEYIRTQPISWWKNNLPELEKRPAIFILSVE
- a CDS encoding low molecular weight protein-tyrosine-phosphatase, producing the protein MKKVLMVCLGNICRSPLAEGLLRSKVNPDEVEVDSAGTAAYHVGEAPDIRTIMTGRKHGINLSSLVGRQFKTVDFDYFDRIYVMDHSNLNNVLNMARNEADRAKVDLILNEIKAGSNQDVPDPYYGGDEGFEQVYRLLDAATDTIVEKLKDGRI